One genomic window of Glycine soja cultivar W05 chromosome 9, ASM419377v2, whole genome shotgun sequence includes the following:
- the LOC114368880 gene encoding leucine-rich repeat receptor-like protein kinase TDR — translation MEVFKYSHIKNLLLATFMVSSAVLAIDDPYSEALLSLKAELVDDDNSLQNWVVPSGGKLTGKSYACSWSGIKCNNGSTIVTSIDLSMKKLGGVVSGKQFSIFTNLTSLNLSHNFFSGNLPAKIFNLTSLTSLDISRNNFSGPFPGGIPRLQNLIVLDAFSNSFSGSLPAEFSQLASLKVLNLAGSYFRGSIPSEYGSFKSLEFLHLAGNSLSGSIPPELGHLNTVTHMEIGYNLYQGFIPPEIGNMSQLQYLDIAGANLSGLIPKQLSNLSNLQSLFLFSNQLTGSIPSELSNIEPLTDLDLSDNFFTGSIPESFSDLENLRLLSVMYNDMSGTVPEGIAQLPSLETLLIWNNKFSGSLPRSLGRNSKLKWVDASTNDLVGNIPPDICVSGELFKLILFSNKFTGGLSSISNCSSLVRLRLEDNLFSGEITLKFSLLPDILYVDLSRNNFVGGIPSDISQATQLEYFNVSYNQQLGGIIPSQTWSLPQLQNFSASSCGISSDLPPFESCKSISVVDLDSNNLSGTIPNSVSKCQTLEKINLSNNNLTGHIPDELATIPVLGVVDLSNNNFNGTIPAKFGSCSNLQLLNVSFNNISGSIPAGKSFKLMGRSAFVGNSELCGAPLQPCPDSVGILGSKCSWKVTRIVLLSVGLLIVLLGLAFGMSYLRRGIKSQWKMVSFAGLPQFTANDVLTSLSATTKPTEVQSPSVTKAVLPTGITVLVKKIEWEERSSKVASEFIVRLGNARHKNLVRLLGFCHNPHLVYLLYDYLPNGNLAEKMEMKWDWAAKFRTVVGIARGLCFLHHECYPAIPHGDLKPSNIVFDENMEPHLAEFGFKQVLRWSKGSSPTRNKWETVTKEELCMDIYKFGEMILEIVTGGRLTNAGASIHSKPWEVLLREIYNENEGTSASSLHEIKLVLEVAMLCTQSRSSDRPSMEDVLKLLSGLKHLEDGRTSKEG, via the exons ATGGAGGTTTTCAAATACTCCCACATCAAAAATCTACTTCTTGCTACCTTCATGGTATCATCAGCAGTTCTAGCAATTGATGACCCTTACTCAGAGGCACTCCTAAGCCTAAAAGCTGAGCTTGTAGATGATGATAACAGCTTGCAGAATTGGGTGGTGCCCTCTGGAGGAAAATTAACTGGGAAATCCTATGCATGTTCTTGGTCAGGCATCAAGTGTAACAATGGCTCAACAATTGTAACTTCCATAGACCTTTCCATGAAGAAACTGGGAGGTGTGGTTTCAGGGAAGCAATTCAGCATCTTCACAAACCTCACTAGTCTCAACCTGAGCCACAATTTCTTCTCTGGGAATCTTCCAGCCAAGATTTTCAACCTTACAAGCCTAACAAGCTTGGACATAAGCAGAAACAACTTTTCTGGTCCCTTCCCAGGTGGAATTCCTAGACTCCAAAACTTGATTGTGCTTGATGCCTTCAGCAACAGTTTTTCTGGGTCATTGCCTGCTGAATTCTCTCAGCTAGCATCCCTTAAGGTTCTCAATCTAGCTGGGAGCTACTTCAGAGGTTCAATTCCATCTGAATATGGTTCTTTCAAGAGCCTTGAGTTTCTTCATCTTGCAGGAAATTCTCTTTCAGGAAGCATACCTCCAGAACTTGGTCATCTCAACACAGTGACCCACATGGAAATTGGCTACAACCTATACCAGGGTTTTATTCCACCTGAAATAGGTAACATGAGCCAGCTTCAGTATCTTGACATAGCAGGAGCAAATCTTTCTGGCCTTATACCAAAGCAACTCTCCAACCTCAGCAATTTGCAATCACTTTTCCTCTTCAGCAACCAGCTCACAGGATCAATACCAAGTGAGCTCAGCAACATTGAACCTCTCACAGATTTAGACCTCTCTGATAACTTCTTCACAGGGTCCATTCCTGAAAGCTTCTCAGACCTCGAGAACCTGAGACTCCTAAGTGTCATGTACAATGACATGAGTGGCACTGTTCCCGAAGGCATTGCACAACTTCCATCCTTGGAAACCCTTCTCATTTGGAACAACAAATTCTCCGGCTCGCTTCCTAGGAGCTTAGGGAGGAACTCCAAACTCAAGTGGGTGGATGCTTCCACAAATGATTTAGTTGGAAACATACCACCAGACATTTGTGTGAGTGGAGAATTGTTTAAGCTGATCCTGTTTTCAAACAAGTTCACTGGTGGCCTTTCATCAATCTCCAATTGTTCGTCCCTCGTTCGCCTTCGCCTCGAAGATAACTTGTTCTCAGGAGAAATCACTTTGAAATTCAGCCTTCTTCCTGATATCTTATATGTTGATCTGTCCAGGAACAACTTTGTTGGTGGGATTCCCTCAGATATTTCTCAAGCCACTCAATTGGAGTATTTCAATGTCTCTTATAATCAGCAATTAGGGGGGATCATCCCTTCACAAACATGGTCATTGCCCCAACTTCAGAATTTTTCAGCATCTTCTTGTGGTATTTCTAGTGATCTTCCCCCATTTGAATCCTGCAAATCAATTTCAGTTGTTGATCTAGATAGCAATAACTTATCTGGAACAATCCCAAACAGTGTTTCCAAATGTCAaactcttgagaaaatcaaCCTATCCAACAACAATTTGACAGGTCATATACCTGATGAGCTTGCCACTATTCCTGTTCTTGGTGTAGTGGACCTATCAAACAATAACTTCAATGGCACCATACCTGCTAAGTTTGGTAGTTGTTCTAATTTACAACTTCTCAATGTGTCTTTCAACAATATCTCTGGTTCAATACCAGCAGGAAAATCATTCAAATTGATGGGAAGAAGTGCATTTGTTGGAAATTCAGAGCTATGTGGAGCACCATTGCAACCATGTCCTGATTCAGTTGGAATATTGGGAAGCAAATGCTCGTGGAAGGTTACACGTATCGTGCTACTCTCTGTAGGGTTGCTAATAGTCCTTCTGGGACTTGCTTTTGGAATGTCTTACTTGAGAAGAGGAATCAAAAGTCAATGGAAGATGGTCTCATTCGCCGGTCTCCCTCAATTCACGGCAAATGATGTTTTGACAAGCCTCAGTGCCACAACAAAACCTACAGAAGTTCAATCACCATCAGTTACAAAGGCTGTTCTGCCTACAGGAATAACAGTTTTGGTCAAGAAGATTGAGTGGGAAGAGAGGAGCAGCAAGGTTGCGTCGGAATTTATAGTAAGACTGGGAAATGCAAGGCACAAGAATTTAGTCAGATTGTTGGGGTTTTGCCACAACCCGCATCTAGTCTATCTTTTGTATGATTACTTGCCTAATGGGAACTTGGCTGAGAAAATGGAAATGAAATGGGATTGGGCTGCAAAATTCAGAACAGTAGTTGGAATTGCCAGAGGACTTTGCTTCCTTCACCATGAATGTTACCCAGCTATACCTCATGGTGACTTGAAACCCAGCAACATTGTATTTGATGAAAATATGGAACCCCATTTGGCAGAATTTGGGTTCAAGCAAGTATTGAGGTGGAGCAAAGGCTCATCACCAACCAGAAATAAGTGGGAAACAG TCACAAAAGAGGAACTGTGTATGGATATCTACAAGTTTGGGGAGATGATTCTGGAAATTGTGACTGGCGGAAGGTTGACAAATGCAGGAGCCAGCATACACAGCAAACCATGGGAGGTTCTTTTGAGAGAAATTTATAATGAGAATGAAGGGACTTCTGCAAGTTCATTGCATGAGATTAAACTGGTTCTTGAGGTTGCGATGCTTTGCACCCAAAGCAGGTCATCCGATCGGCCATCAATGGAGGATGTTCTTAAGCTTCTGTCAGGGCTAAAGCATCTAGAAGATGGCAGAACTTCAAAAGAAggataa